The Lysobacter gummosus sequence CGCGTGCAGCGCCTGCGCCAGCGGCTGCAGGATCGGCAGCGCGTAGCGTTCGGTCGCGAAAAGCAGGTAGTCGGACATGGGCGGGCCGGGTTGGGGAAGCGCGGGGATTATCGGGTAGAAGGGCGTAGGAATGAGTGGAGAGGAGTGAGGAGTGAGTAAAGGCCGGGGCGCCGAGCTTTGCTTTTACTCACTCCTCACTCCTCTCCACTCACTCCTCTCACTCCCCCTCCCCCAAGCCGGGCGCTATTCTTGCCAGGCACTGCCCCCGCCCCGCCGGATCGCCGCCATCGACACGCCCCGCCCCGCCATGGACGCCAACGAGCCCGCGCGCATGCGCGTGTCGGCCTGCATCATCGCCTTCAACGAGGCCGACCGGATCGGCGACTGCCTGAGTTCGCTGGCGTTCTGCGACGAGATCGTGGTGGTGGATTCCAATTCCTCCGACGCCACCGTCGCCATCGCCCATGCCGCCGGCGCGCACGTGCTGCAGCGGCGCTTCGACGGCTTTCGCAGCCAGAAGCAGTACGCGATCGAACAGGCCGCGCACGACTGGGTGCTGTGCCTGGACGCCGACGAACGCGTCAGCGATGCGCTGCGCGCGTCGATCCTGGCCGCGCGCGATCGCGGCTTCGCCGATGCGGCCGGCTACCGTTTCGCGCGATTGTCGGATTACTTCGGCCGCTTTCTGCGCCACGGCAACGCCTATCCCGACCGGGTGCTGCGCCTGTTCGACCGCCGCCACGGCGGCTGGCGCGGCAAGCGCGAAGTGCACGAGGCCGCCAGCGTCGACGGCGCGGTCGTCACCCTGGGCGGCGATCTGATCCACTACCCGTATCGCTCCCTTGAACAACAACTGGCCAAGACCGAGCGCTACGCGCGGATGATGGCCGAGCACGATCACGCGCGCGGCAAGCGCGCCACGCTGGCGAAACTGGTGCTGGCGCCGGCGTGGCGGTTCTGGCGCGGCTACGTGCTGCGCGGCGGCTTTCTCGACGGCTGGCACGGCCTGATCTATGCCTATGTGCGCGCCAACTACGTGCGGCAGAAGACCATCATGCTGTGGATGCTGCAGCACGGGCAGCCGGTGACCACGCCCAGGCGCGAGAACGATACGACGCCGGAATAAACGCGGCGCTCAGGTTCGCCAGGCCGCGTTCTCGCGCGATTCGCGCAAGGCGAATCCGTACATCACGCCCACCATCACC is a genomic window containing:
- a CDS encoding glycosyltransferase family 2 protein encodes the protein MDANEPARMRVSACIIAFNEADRIGDCLSSLAFCDEIVVVDSNSSDATVAIAHAAGAHVLQRRFDGFRSQKQYAIEQAAHDWVLCLDADERVSDALRASILAARDRGFADAAGYRFARLSDYFGRFLRHGNAYPDRVLRLFDRRHGGWRGKREVHEAASVDGAVVTLGGDLIHYPYRSLEQQLAKTERYARMMAEHDHARGKRATLAKLVLAPAWRFWRGYVLRGGFLDGWHGLIYAYVRANYVRQKTIMLWMLQHGQPVTTPRRENDTTPE